A stretch of the Brevundimonas sp. MF30-B genome encodes the following:
- a CDS encoding biopolymer transporter ExbD, which translates to MGAKLSGSGGGKYAIEQNSEINVTPFVDVMLVLLIIFMVAAPLATVSVPIELPRAVAPPAQNPPTPVFISIQNDGDVYVGDFRSSVGTLGQDLTDQIGRRNPADERIFIRADRTTRYGDFMQVMNALQDNGFYSVALVGEDQSS; encoded by the coding sequence ATGGGCGCCAAACTCTCCGGTTCGGGGGGTGGCAAGTACGCCATCGAGCAGAACAGCGAGATCAACGTCACGCCTTTCGTGGACGTGATGCTCGTCCTGCTCATCATCTTCATGGTGGCGGCTCCGCTCGCCACCGTGTCGGTGCCCATCGAACTCCCGCGTGCAGTCGCACCGCCGGCGCAGAATCCGCCCACGCCGGTCTTCATCTCGATCCAGAATGACGGCGACGTTTACGTCGGCGACTTCCGGAGCAGCGTGGGGACCCTGGGCCAGGACCTGACCGACCAGATCGGTCGGCGCAATCCGGCGGACGAACGCATCTTCATCCGCGCTGACCGCACGACGCGTTACGGTGACTTCATGCAGGTCATGAATGCGTTGCAGGACAACGGTTTCTATTCCGTCGCCCTGGTCGGCGAAGACCAGTCTTCGTAA
- a CDS encoding ribonuclease E/G has protein sequence MSGLEVFLDDTPGETRGVVMRDGLAHHLIIHRDDDEPRHRLGARVVGRVARVEAAFGAAFVDMGCGEPFGFLPLSGGAPVREGDRVQVEVTAERRDGKGPALRRLGAGEGDPRLISEGPGVVEILAELAPGVAPVEGAPAIEAVWAAEEEALEVRHLFNSVGVDLALERTRALVAVDIDHAGQAGRDPKQARARANREGLRQAARLIRLKSWGGLVAIDLVGTRVNPEHALTDVRAAFDQPHAAYGPVSRFGLAQLSLPWRRQPIEARLRGGEAVAVARSLRQALLTRTQAPRLVARCAPDLAAAVGPLAARLGPRAGTVVDPTFAAGRYEIKET, from the coding sequence GTGAGCGGGCTGGAGGTCTTCCTGGACGATACGCCGGGAGAGACGCGCGGCGTCGTGATGCGCGACGGCTTGGCGCACCACCTCATTATTCATAGAGACGACGACGAGCCCCGGCATCGCCTGGGCGCCCGAGTGGTCGGCCGCGTCGCGCGGGTTGAGGCGGCTTTCGGCGCCGCCTTCGTCGATATGGGTTGCGGCGAGCCGTTCGGTTTCCTGCCGCTGTCCGGCGGCGCGCCCGTGCGCGAGGGCGATCGGGTGCAGGTCGAGGTCACGGCCGAGCGTCGCGACGGCAAGGGCCCGGCTCTGCGCCGCCTGGGGGCGGGTGAGGGCGATCCACGTCTGATCTCGGAAGGGCCGGGAGTGGTCGAGATCCTGGCCGAGCTGGCGCCGGGCGTTGCGCCGGTCGAGGGCGCGCCGGCCATCGAGGCTGTCTGGGCGGCTGAGGAAGAAGCGCTAGAGGTCCGGCATCTGTTCAACAGCGTTGGCGTCGACCTGGCGCTTGAGCGGACCCGCGCACTTGTGGCGGTGGACATCGATCATGCGGGCCAGGCGGGGCGAGACCCCAAACAGGCCCGAGCGCGCGCCAATCGCGAAGGGCTGCGCCAGGCGGCGCGGCTCATTCGTTTGAAGAGCTGGGGCGGTCTGGTGGCCATCGATCTGGTGGGAACGAGGGTTAACCCCGAACACGCGTTGACCGACGTCCGCGCCGCCTTCGATCAGCCGCATGCGGCCTATGGTCCCGTCAGCCGCTTCGGCCTGGCCCAATTGAGCCTGCCCTGGCGACGCCAGCCCATAGAAGCTCGGCTCCGGGGCGGGGAAGCGGTGGCAGTCGCGCGGTCGTTGCGCCAGGCCCTGCTGACTCGAACCCAGGCGCCGCGTCTGGTCGCGCGATGCGCTCCAGACCTGGCGGCCGCCGTCGGCCCCCTTGCCGCGCGGCTTGGTCCCCGCGCGGGGACGGTGGTCGACCCGACCTTCGCGGCCGGCCGCTATGAAATAAAGGAGACTTGA
- a CDS encoding methyltransferase domain-containing protein yields the protein MTDPRWDPGQYSRFEVERDRAVLDLMLRLPPDLSPREIWDLGCGTGQHAAILRRRHPEASVHGLDSSIDMLEQARAADPLIDWRQGDIADWTPETPPDLILANASLQWLPDHQTLLSRLAGSLAPGGVLAVQMPMAFETRHHSILRAVAAEGPWASTTAPVRPLQPLLTMQQTYDLLSSVCDEIDLWSTTYLHVLTGEDAVLEWMKGTALRPYLTILEATAWTEAFLSTLASRLSDAFEQRADGTTLLPFPRLFLIARRRRS from the coding sequence ATGACCGATCCACGCTGGGATCCTGGACAATATAGCCGGTTCGAGGTCGAGCGCGATCGCGCGGTGCTCGATCTGATGTTGCGTCTGCCGCCCGACCTATCGCCGCGCGAGATTTGGGACCTGGGTTGCGGGACGGGCCAGCATGCCGCCATCTTGCGCCGGCGCCATCCCGAGGCGAGCGTCCACGGCCTGGATTCCAGCATCGACATGCTGGAACAGGCGCGCGCCGCCGATCCGCTGATCGACTGGCGCCAGGGCGATATCGCCGATTGGACCCCCGAGACGCCGCCGGACCTGATCCTGGCCAACGCCTCGCTGCAATGGCTGCCCGATCACCAAACCCTGCTGTCGCGTCTGGCGGGATCGCTGGCTCCCGGCGGTGTCCTGGCCGTGCAGATGCCAATGGCCTTCGAGACGCGGCATCACTCCATCCTCCGCGCCGTCGCGGCCGAGGGGCCCTGGGCGTCGACGACCGCGCCCGTGCGTCCGCTTCAGCCCCTCCTGACGATGCAGCAGACGTACGACCTGCTGTCGTCCGTCTGCGACGAGATCGATCTGTGGAGCACCACCTATCTCCACGTCCTGACGGGAGAAGACGCCGTCCTGGAATGGATGAAGGGAACGGCGCTGAGGCCCTATCTCACGATCCTTGAGGCGACGGCGTGGACCGAAGCCTTCCTTTCGACGCTCGCCTCGCGGCTTTCCGATGCGTTTGAGCAGCGGGCGGACGGGACGACCCTGTTGCCGTTTCCGCGTCTGTTTCTGATCGCGCGACGTCGTCGGTCGTGA
- a CDS encoding DNA gyrase inhibitor YacG, whose amino-acid sequence MVQSTGLCPICRKNPTADAYKPFCSKRCADLDLQRWLTGGYVLPGGPDDVPPDNDEEG is encoded by the coding sequence ATGGTCCAGTCGACGGGTCTCTGCCCGATCTGTCGTAAGAATCCGACGGCCGACGCTTACAAGCCTTTCTGTTCGAAGCGCTGCGCCGACCTGGATCTGCAGCGCTGGCTGACGGGCGGATATGTCCTGCCGGGAGGTCCGGACGATGTGCCCCCGGACAATGATGAAGAAGGCTGA
- a CDS encoding energy transducer TonB, with amino-acid sequence MTAETHAHRDPILDPPKKKKKLSTGAIVGIAVSAAVHIAAGVWLYKSKFELQPFEYTDEAVDVELIEPAPPPPPPPPPPPPPPTDQPPPPKLQVRPPVIQPTAPPPPVTLPIEPTKKEDRVEYQGPPVIVPGPPPPPAPPAPPRPPVVTGVQWQRQPRPEFPQRAQDRGIEGGTVTLLCRVQPNGSASNCTVESESPTGAGFGQAAIASMRSARFAPSTVDGVAQGGQARFNIRFQLN; translated from the coding sequence ATGACAGCTGAAACCCACGCCCACCGCGATCCGATTCTGGATCCGCCCAAGAAGAAGAAAAAGCTTTCTACGGGCGCCATTGTCGGCATCGCCGTCTCGGCGGCGGTTCACATCGCGGCCGGGGTCTGGCTCTACAAGTCCAAGTTCGAGTTGCAGCCGTTCGAGTATACGGATGAAGCCGTCGACGTGGAGTTGATCGAGCCGGCTCCGCCTCCGCCTCCGCCGCCGCCTCCGCCGCCGCCGCCGCCTACGGATCAACCGCCGCCGCCTAAGCTTCAGGTTCGGCCGCCGGTGATCCAGCCAACGGCCCCGCCGCCGCCGGTGACGTTGCCGATCGAGCCGACGAAGAAGGAAGACCGAGTCGAGTATCAGGGTCCGCCCGTAATCGTCCCCGGTCCGCCGCCTCCGCCGGCCCCGCCGGCGCCGCCGCGTCCGCCCGTTGTCACGGGTGTGCAGTGGCAGCGTCAGCCTCGTCCTGAGTTTCCGCAGCGAGCTCAGGATCGGGGTATCGAAGGTGGTACGGTGACCCTGCTTTGCCGCGTCCAACCGAATGGCTCCGCCTCCAACTGCACGGTTGAGTCGGAGTCGCCTACGGGTGCAGGATTCGGCCAGGCCGCCATCGCGTCCATGCGCTCGGCGCGTTTTGCACCGAGCACTGTCGATGGCGTCGCTCAAGGCGGGCAAGCGAGGTTCAATATCCGCTTCCAGCTGAACTGA
- the bamE gene encoding outer membrane protein assembly factor BamE, giving the protein MPRISILAAIASAAALTSACAPVIGVNGFQAIDVKPQDLVVGTDTKETVLAKLGSPSTTSTFEPDAVWYYIGQVTEKYTYNLPQVTQRSVTEVTFDKASGQVAAVRTLGLDDGRDIAMNSRETPTRGRSLTILEQLLGNVGRGQLPRTDEDLPGQRRPD; this is encoded by the coding sequence ATGCCCCGCATTTCTATCCTCGCCGCCATAGCGTCAGCCGCCGCCCTAACCTCGGCCTGCGCGCCTGTGATCGGGGTCAACGGCTTCCAGGCGATCGACGTCAAGCCTCAGGATCTGGTGGTCGGCACGGACACCAAGGAAACGGTGCTGGCCAAGCTTGGGTCGCCGTCGACCACCTCGACCTTCGAGCCGGACGCGGTCTGGTACTACATTGGCCAGGTGACCGAGAAATACACCTACAACCTGCCCCAGGTGACCCAGCGCAGCGTGACGGAGGTTACGTTCGACAAGGCCTCCGGGCAGGTCGCCGCCGTCAGAACCCTTGGCCTGGACGATGGTCGTGACATTGCGATGAACAGTCGCGAGACGCCGACGAGAGGCCGATCGCTGACGATCCTCGAACAGTTGCTCGGCAACGTCGGCCGCGGCCAGCTGCCGCGAACGGATGAGGACTTGCCGGGTCAGCGCCGCCCGGACTGA
- a CDS encoding ubiquinol-cytochrome C chaperone family protein — MMLKRLFRTRDRARPQALYAAAAAQARTPAFYTDLGVEDRIDARFELYTLHVLLLILRLRDEEGARATEGAETAQDLFDVYVSALDHTLRELGVGDVVVGKKMRKLGESLYGRMTAYETPLRAGDAPALEQAIARNVYEAETAPGAAALARYTLASRAALGGQTLPEVFKAPAWATVAQ, encoded by the coding sequence ATGATGCTCAAAAGACTGTTCCGCACCCGTGATCGCGCACGGCCCCAGGCTCTCTACGCCGCCGCGGCCGCCCAGGCGCGCACGCCGGCCTTCTATACCGACCTGGGCGTCGAGGATCGGATCGACGCGCGGTTCGAGCTCTACACCCTGCACGTGCTGCTGCTGATCCTGCGTCTGCGCGACGAGGAGGGGGCGCGCGCGACCGAAGGGGCGGAGACGGCGCAGGACCTGTTCGACGTCTACGTCTCCGCGCTAGACCATACCCTTCGCGAACTGGGCGTCGGCGACGTCGTCGTCGGGAAGAAGATGCGCAAGCTGGGCGAGTCGCTCTACGGCCGCATGACCGCCTATGAGACGCCGCTGCGCGCCGGTGATGCGCCCGCTCTGGAGCAGGCGATCGCGCGCAACGTCTATGAGGCCGAGACGGCGCCCGGCGCCGCGGCTCTGGCGCGCTACACCCTGGCCAGTCGTGCGGCCCTCGGCGGCCAGACCCTGCCCGAAGTCTTCAAGGCGCCCGCCTGGGCGACGGTGGCCCAATGA
- a CDS encoding MotA/TolQ/ExbB proton channel family protein, whose protein sequence is MLISKKTNILLAMAGAAVLMAGAPALAQEAAAPAAAPAATAPAAPAADAAATPAATPEDPASLTESVGGGHGNLTPITMFMIAHPVVKVVMIGLVLASVFSWTILLIKLLEFGALNKKTDRFLEAFRGARTVADMRRVATSEEFDGNPLADMAAAATEEIELSRQAGLSITGDHRDTALLRTQTAVSAVQSSVASRLSGGQQFLASVGSGAPFIGLFGTVYGIMNSFIGIAESNTTNLAVVAPGIAEALLATGIGLFAAIPAVMFYNYFNTRIAAYGVRSDGFSAELINGISRQLDKGA, encoded by the coding sequence ATGCTGATTAGCAAGAAGACGAACATCCTCCTGGCCATGGCCGGCGCCGCCGTGCTGATGGCTGGCGCGCCAGCCCTGGCCCAGGAAGCCGCGGCTCCGGCCGCCGCTCCGGCCGCCACGGCCCCCGCCGCTCCGGCCGCCGACGCCGCCGCTACCCCGGCCGCAACGCCTGAAGATCCCGCTTCGCTGACCGAGTCCGTCGGCGGCGGTCACGGCAACCTCACCCCCATCACCATGTTCATGATCGCCCACCCGGTCGTGAAGGTGGTCATGATCGGCCTGGTCCTGGCTTCGGTCTTCTCGTGGACCATCCTCCTGATCAAGCTGCTTGAGTTCGGCGCTCTCAACAAGAAGACGGACCGCTTCCTGGAAGCCTTCCGGGGCGCTCGCACCGTGGCCGACATGCGCCGCGTGGCCACGTCGGAAGAGTTCGACGGCAACCCGCTGGCCGACATGGCCGCAGCGGCGACCGAAGAAATCGAACTGTCGCGTCAGGCCGGCCTGTCCATCACGGGCGACCACCGCGACACCGCTCTGCTGCGCACCCAGACCGCCGTCTCGGCCGTGCAGTCGTCGGTCGCCAGCCGCCTGTCGGGCGGTCAGCAGTTCCTGGCCTCGGTCGGTTCGGGCGCGCCGTTCATCGGTCTGTTCGGCACCGTCTACGGCATCATGAACTCCTTCATCGGCATCGCCGAGTCGAACACCACCAACCTGGCCGTCGTCGCCCCCGGCATCGCCGAGGCTCTGCTGGCCACCGGCATCGGTCTGTTCGCGGCCATTCCGGCGGTCATGTTCTACAACTACTTCAACACCCGCATCGCGGCGTACGGTGTGCGGTCGGACGGTTTCAGCGCCGAACTGATCAACGGCATCTCGCGTCAACTCGACAAGGGAGCGTAA
- a CDS encoding M48 family metallopeptidase, whose protein sequence is MSVAARFRPFAVAAVAASLGLSACAYNETLGRNQFLIADESSLAAQADAAWQEALRTQNVVSTPALNERVRRVGGRIVQAANLGDRAWDYAVFESASPNAFVLPNAKIGVTTGLLNLVRNDDQLAAVLGHEVGHVVARHAVERYSSTALASVGLQAAQGVAGNRAEAVGALGSLGAQYGVLLPFSRRDELEADRLGVDYMAAAGFRPSEAVALWRIMSEQRQGATPQFASTHPSDQTRISALEQYIASRGWS, encoded by the coding sequence ATGTCCGTCGCCGCCCGATTTCGTCCATTTGCCGTCGCCGCCGTGGCGGCGTCGCTTGGCCTGAGCGCCTGCGCCTATAATGAAACCCTGGGACGGAACCAGTTCCTGATCGCCGACGAATCCAGTCTGGCCGCTCAGGCGGACGCGGCTTGGCAAGAGGCGCTGCGGACCCAGAACGTCGTCTCTACGCCGGCGCTGAACGAACGTGTTCGGCGGGTCGGCGGTCGGATCGTGCAGGCGGCGAATCTCGGCGATCGCGCCTGGGACTATGCGGTCTTCGAAAGCGCCAGCCCCAACGCCTTCGTCCTGCCGAACGCCAAGATCGGCGTGACGACGGGCCTGCTGAACCTCGTACGCAATGACGACCAACTGGCCGCCGTGCTGGGCCACGAGGTCGGCCACGTCGTCGCGCGTCATGCCGTCGAACGCTATTCCAGCACGGCGCTGGCCAGCGTAGGCCTGCAGGCCGCTCAGGGCGTGGCCGGCAACCGCGCGGAAGCGGTCGGCGCGCTGGGCAGCCTGGGCGCGCAGTACGGCGTGCTGCTGCCCTTCTCCCGCCGCGACGAGCTCGAGGCCGACCGCCTGGGCGTGGACTATATGGCGGCCGCCGGCTTCCGCCCGTCCGAAGCCGTTGCTCTGTGGCGGATCATGTCGGAACAGCGTCAGGGCGCGACGCCGCAGTTCGCCTCGACGCACCCGTCGGACCAGACCCGCATCTCGGCCCTGGAGCAGTATATCGCCAGCCGCGGCTGGAGCTGA